A single window of Venturia canescens isolate UGA chromosome 3, ASM1945775v1, whole genome shotgun sequence DNA harbors:
- the LOC122407443 gene encoding uncharacterized protein, whose translation MSKSTLFVLSAYLLVAVVLGGDLTGMGRSSLGKAPLVALTPTQVCRSNRYEVACSDTPLNMCANLRCQGSRGVIQSLGRAPEDMWCGLRRACRNGACMAQRRIPEPVGPNTFATCSRS comes from the exons ATGTCGAAGTCCACGTTGTTTGTCCTGTCCGCCTACCTGCTCGTGGCTGTAGTTCTTGGAGGTGATTTGACTGGGATGGGTCGCTCGTCACTG GGAAAAGCTCCGTTAGTAGCTCTAACTCCGACCCAAGTTTGTAGATCGAATAGATACGAGGTGGCCTGTTCG GATACCCCGCTGAACATGTGCGCAAACTTAAGATGCCAGGGCTCCCGCGGCGTTATTCAGTCTCTCGGTCGAGCTCCCGAAGATATGTGGTGTGGTCTCCGTAGA GCATGCAGAAATGGCGCGTGTATGGCCCAACGACGAATCCCGGAACCTGTTGGTCCGAATACTTTCGCCACTTGCTCAAGGTCTTAA